Proteins encoded by one window of Flavobacterium sp. N502540:
- a CDS encoding OprO/OprP family phosphate-selective porin: MPHLRIVLILLFIVLNTINVLAQEKPFNVVNISKDGSQYIKFGINLQVWGRYAELNEGSKIGTNEVSDTYDIVIRRLRLQAMGMLTENIFFHLQLGQNNINFTQNNGPSNAPLSIMDALGEYHFSKKLHIGGGLTAWGAGTTRYSANSSSSHLTLDTPMYQQFTNISSTFGNRNLSIYAKGDLGKFNYRAAITNPYRNTTDNLGISSSVSTQTPRAQYAGILTYSFYDKESLEDAYHKGTYLGTKKILNIALGYMSQAKAMWHLTPDATIAYDDMRILGFDVFYDSPIDSKGAAITAYAAFNNNYYGKNYIQSVNTPNPAIGDNSLINGSGAGFIGVGTGNIYYAQLGYLFGKSDNESKKGRFQPYAATQIADLKALDTPMAMYELGVNYYTTGTLGPKFSLNYQNRAVYDKNLTGAYKQSDRLGMVVLQCQVSF, translated from the coding sequence ATGCCACATTTAAGAATCGTTTTAATTTTATTATTTATTGTTTTAAACACTATCAATGTTCTTGCACAGGAAAAACCTTTTAATGTAGTTAATATTTCCAAAGACGGATCGCAATACATCAAATTTGGAATAAACCTTCAGGTTTGGGGAAGATATGCCGAATTGAACGAAGGAAGTAAAATTGGTACAAATGAAGTTAGTGATACCTACGATATCGTCATCAGACGTTTGCGTTTGCAGGCAATGGGAATGCTGACGGAGAATATTTTCTTTCATCTTCAGCTGGGACAGAACAATATTAATTTCACACAAAACAACGGACCTTCAAATGCACCGCTTTCAATTATGGATGCTTTAGGAGAATATCATTTTAGTAAAAAACTTCATATTGGCGGTGGATTAACAGCCTGGGGAGCCGGAACAACTCGTTATTCAGCGAATAGTTCTTCCTCACATCTTACTCTGGATACGCCAATGTACCAGCAGTTTACTAATATTTCATCGACATTCGGAAACCGAAATCTAAGTATTTATGCTAAAGGTGATCTGGGCAAATTTAATTATCGTGCTGCTATTACCAATCCATACCGAAACACAACTGACAATTTAGGAATCAGTTCTTCGGTAAGCACACAAACACCAAGAGCACAATATGCGGGAATCTTAACCTACTCTTTCTACGACAAAGAGTCACTTGAAGATGCCTACCACAAAGGAACGTATTTGGGAACAAAGAAAATCCTTAATATCGCACTAGGTTATATGTCTCAAGCCAAAGCCATGTGGCATTTAACTCCCGATGCGACTATTGCATACGACGACATGCGAATACTGGGTTTTGATGTCTTTTACGACAGTCCGATTGACAGTAAAGGTGCTGCTATAACTGCTTATGCAGCTTTTAACAATAATTACTACGGAAAAAACTACATCCAGTCTGTTAATACACCCAATCCCGCTATAGGCGACAATTCTCTGATAAACGGTTCAGGTGCCGGATTTATTGGTGTAGGAACCGGAAATATATATTACGCACAGCTAGGATATCTTTTTGGAAAATCAGATAACGAATCTAAAAAAGGCCGTTTCCAGCCGTATGCTGCCACACAAATTGCAGACTTAAAAGCATTAGACACTCCAATGGCGATGTATGAATTAGGTGTAAATTATTACACTACCGGTACTTTAGGACCAAAATTCAGTTTAAACTATCAAAACAGAGCGGTTTACGACAAAAACCTTACAGGCGCTTACAAACAAAGTGACCGATTAGGAATGGTCGTTTTGCAATGCCAGGTTTCATTTTAA
- a CDS encoding ABC transporter ATP-binding protein has translation MPRYQENDLPKAKLDSNSLQKALRIFKYGKNHKWKFFLGLIFLLLTSATALAFPKLMGMLVDCVTNKNLNRANEIAVGLMVILTLQAIFSFFRISLFVNFTENSLSNIRFALYENLVKLPMSFYSQKRVGELNSRISADISQLQDTFTTTIAEFLRQLILIIGGFVILGNISPKLTLMMLAIVPMVTVAAVVFGRFIRKYGKKTQDKVAESQVIVEETLQGISNVKAFANEWYEIQRYKNKIKEIVKIAIKGGQYRGYFASFIILCLFGCVVAVVWYGITLTIKGEVEGVGDLISFVLYTTFIGASFGGIAEMYAQIQKAVGATERVFELLEETPEDINAKTRTTPIEKIKGNLSFKNVAFSYPSRKEVEVLKEVNFTAEFGQKIAIVGPSGAGKSTISSLLLRFYDRTSGDITVDGKSIYDYDLEELRGNMSIVPQDVILFGGTIRENIAYGKPDATNEEIIAAAKQANAFNFVEGFPEKFETLVGERGVKLSGGQRQRIAIARALLKNPSILILDEATSSLDSESEKLVQEALEVLMEGRTSIIIAHRLSTIRNADKILVLDHGRITEEGTHQELINLENGTYKNLSNLQFSNS, from the coding sequence ATGCCTAGATATCAAGAAAACGATTTACCTAAAGCTAAATTAGACTCTAATTCACTTCAAAAAGCACTACGAATTTTTAAATACGGTAAAAATCACAAATGGAAATTCTTTCTGGGATTGATTTTTCTCTTATTAACCAGCGCCACTGCCCTTGCCTTTCCGAAATTAATGGGTATGCTCGTGGATTGCGTTACCAATAAGAATCTCAACAGAGCCAACGAAATTGCAGTTGGCCTTATGGTAATCCTTACACTGCAAGCTATTTTCTCTTTTTTCAGAATTTCGCTTTTTGTAAATTTTACCGAAAATTCACTTTCAAACATCCGCTTTGCTTTGTATGAAAACTTAGTAAAACTACCAATGTCTTTTTATTCCCAAAAACGTGTTGGAGAACTAAACAGCCGAATCAGTGCTGATATTTCACAACTACAGGATACTTTCACTACGACCATTGCTGAGTTTTTACGTCAGTTGATCCTAATTATTGGTGGATTTGTTATTTTAGGTAACATCAGTCCAAAGTTAACTTTAATGATGCTGGCTATTGTACCCATGGTCACTGTAGCGGCAGTTGTTTTTGGAAGATTCATTCGCAAGTACGGAAAGAAAACACAGGATAAAGTAGCCGAAAGTCAGGTAATTGTAGAAGAAACGCTGCAAGGAATAAGCAATGTAAAAGCTTTTGCCAACGAATGGTACGAAATTCAGCGTTATAAAAATAAAATCAAAGAAATTGTAAAAATCGCTATTAAAGGCGGTCAATACAGAGGTTACTTCGCTTCTTTTATCATTCTTTGTCTTTTTGGCTGTGTGGTTGCCGTGGTTTGGTACGGAATCACCTTAACGATTAAAGGCGAAGTTGAAGGCGTAGGAGATTTAATATCATTTGTTCTTTACACCACATTTATTGGTGCTTCTTTTGGTGGAATTGCCGAAATGTATGCGCAGATTCAAAAAGCAGTTGGTGCAACGGAACGTGTTTTTGAATTATTGGAAGAGACCCCTGAGGATATTAACGCCAAAACAAGAACTACTCCAATTGAAAAAATCAAAGGAAATCTTTCCTTCAAAAATGTTGCTTTCAGTTATCCTTCCAGAAAAGAAGTTGAGGTATTAAAAGAAGTAAATTTCACTGCCGAGTTTGGTCAAAAAATTGCAATTGTAGGTCCTAGCGGTGCCGGAAAATCGACTATCTCTTCGCTCCTTTTACGCTTTTACGACAGAACATCTGGTGACATTACGGTTGATGGAAAAAGTATTTATGACTACGATTTAGAAGAGCTTCGCGGAAATATGAGTATCGTTCCTCAGGATGTTATTCTGTTTGGCGGAACAATTAGAGAAAACATTGCTTACGGAAAACCGGATGCTACCAATGAAGAAATTATAGCTGCAGCAAAACAAGCCAATGCTTTTAATTTTGTGGAAGGTTTTCCTGAGAAATTCGAAACCTTAGTAGGAGAACGCGGCGTAAAATTATCAGGCGGACAGCGTCAGCGCATTGCAATTGCAAGAGCATTGCTTAAAAACCCAAGTATTTTAATATTAGATGAAGCGACATCCTCTTTAGATAGTGAGAGTGAAAAACTGGTTCAGGAAGCACTGGAAGTTTTAATGGAAGGAAGAACAAGTATCATCATCGCACACCGACTTTCGACTATTAGAAACGCCGATAAAATTCTCGTTTTAGATCATGGAAGAATTACCGAAGAAGGCACACATCAGGAATTAATCAACCTGGAAAACGGAACTTATAAAAACTTAAGCAACCTTCAATTCAGTAACTCCTAA
- a CDS encoding GIY-YIG nuclease family protein, giving the protein MFSESKNKFYIGFTSDLSERLIRHNQKSKGFTGSVNDWKVVYTEDYKSKEEAYKRELQIKSWKSRIKIQELIQNRG; this is encoded by the coding sequence TTGTTTAGTGAAAGTAAGAACAAATTCTATATAGGATTTACTTCTGATTTAAGTGAGAGACTTATTCGGCATAATCAAAAAAGTAAAGGTTTTACTGGGAGTGTTAATGATTGGAAAGTTGTTTATACGGAAGACTATAAATCTAAAGAAGAAGCTTACAAAAGAGAGCTGCAGATAAAATCCTGGAAAAGCAGAATTAAAATTCAGGAGTTAATTCAAAATAGAGGCTAG
- a CDS encoding GIY-YIG nuclease family protein → MEFVVYVLFSESKNKFCIGFTSDLRERLIRHNQKSKGFTGGVNDWKVVYTEDYKSKEEAHKRELQIKSWKSRIKIQELIQNRG, encoded by the coding sequence ATGGAGTTTGTTGTATATGTTTTGTTTAGTGAAAGTAAGAACAAATTCTGTATAGGATTTACTTCTGATTTAAGAGAAAGACTTATTCGGCATAATCAAAAAAGTAAAGGTTTTACTGGGGGTGTTAATGATTGGAAAGTTGTTTATACGGAAGATTATAAATCTAAAGAAGAAGCTCACAAAAGAGAGTTGCAGATAAAATCCTGGAAAAGCAGAATTAAAATTCAGGAGTTAATTCAAAATAGAGGTTAG